In Candidatus Cohnella colombiensis, one DNA window encodes the following:
- a CDS encoding histidine phosphatase family protein, whose amino-acid sequence MKRIYLIRHCKAKGQDPNTKLTTEGEAQAEQLADILIIKQIDYIVSSPFERAISSIKPLADILNLNIHIDDRLCERVLSTVELEDWMELLKDTFENLELKLSGGESSRDAMTRGVSVIEELYRRSEQNIAVVTHGNLMTLILKYFEGSVGFNEWRSLTNPDIYEIVKPIDGKAYVNRVWATL is encoded by the coding sequence CTGAAGCGAATTTATCTTATCAGACATTGTAAGGCAAAAGGACAAGATCCAAATACGAAGCTAACGACCGAAGGAGAAGCGCAAGCAGAACAATTGGCTGATATTTTGATTATAAAGCAAATCGATTATATCGTTTCCAGTCCATTTGAACGAGCAATCTCTTCCATTAAACCCTTGGCTGATATACTTAATCTCAATATACATATTGACGATCGGCTATGTGAGCGAGTTTTATCTACTGTAGAATTGGAGGATTGGATGGAGTTACTTAAAGATACATTTGAGAATCTGGAATTGAAGCTGTCAGGTGGGGAATCTTCACGAGATGCAATGACAAGAGGAGTTTCGGTCATTGAAGAATTATATAGAAGATCAGAACAGAACATTGCGGTTGTGACACATGGGAATTTAATGACATTAATTTTGAAGTACTTTGAAGGATCTGTTGGATTTAATGAATGGAGAAGTTTAACGAATCCAGACATATATGAAATAGTTAAACCAATTGATGGAAAAGCATATGTAAATCGAGTGTGGGCTACCCTTTGA
- a CDS encoding GNAT family N-acetyltransferase translates to MITYQTMHKDQAHKLLEIDRSEYIDLIYEIRNGKLLEIHSGHECPTWTKEMIEEIQERFLFELDNGGMVVGALDEDRLIGFGVLAHKIRGRDLNQLQVDLMYVTRNYRRQGIGTRIINLLREEAIRRGAKFLYISSTETRSAVSFYKSNGSKLTNEIDEELYRKEPKDIHMLIEL, encoded by the coding sequence ATGATCACTTATCAAACCATGCATAAAGATCAGGCCCATAAATTACTTGAAATTGACAGATCCGAATATATAGATTTAATTTACGAAATAAGAAATGGGAAATTGTTAGAAATTCATTCAGGGCATGAATGTCCGACATGGACTAAAGAGATGATAGAAGAAATACAAGAACGTTTTCTTTTTGAGCTAGACAATGGCGGAATGGTGGTTGGTGCACTTGATGAGGATCGATTAATCGGGTTTGGAGTTCTTGCACATAAAATTAGGGGAAGAGATTTAAATCAGCTCCAAGTCGACTTAATGTATGTAACCAGGAATTATAGAAGGCAAGGAATTGGTACAAGAATCATTAATTTGCTTAGAGAAGAAGCAATTAGAAGAGGGGCTAAATTTCTATACATTTCTTCAACGGAAACAAGATCCGCAGTATCTTTTTATAAGAGTAATGGAAGTAAACTAACAAATGAAATTGATGAAGAATTGTATCGCAAGGAGCCTAAAGATATTCATATGCTAATAGAGCTTTGA
- a CDS encoding VOC family protein, producing the protein MRTLGTMNVDVITLFVEDLDRVRLFYQEVFVLSAVYEDDVSAVFDFGNMSINLLNISEAHGLIHPGTVASRESGSRFQFTIRVEDVDAICNELDSRGVVLLNGPIDRPWGVRTAAIVDPAGHVWEIAQQLT; encoded by the coding sequence ATGAGGACTTTAGGGACGATGAATGTAGATGTTATTACGTTGTTTGTGGAGGACTTGGATAGGGTGAGGTTATTCTATCAAGAGGTATTTGTATTATCCGCCGTTTATGAAGATGATGTGTCTGCAGTATTCGACTTCGGAAATATGAGCATTAATCTTCTGAACATTTCCGAGGCACACGGTCTGATCCATCCTGGAACAGTCGCAAGCAGAGAATCCGGATCGCGTTTCCAGTTTACCATCCGGGTAGAAGATGTGGACGCGATATGTAACGAATTGGATTCACGTGGCGTTGTTCTACTTAACGGTCCAATAGACAGGCCGTGGGGAGTACGTACTGCTGCCATCGTAGATCCAGCAGGACATGTTTGGGAGATTGCGCAGCAACTGACATAG
- the bamE gene encoding outer membrane protein assembly factor BamE — MIEIKRNIFMFISIVFILFVLSIIYFCISFFYVGVTWISLIFLIIPVVGITAMNIRSWLINSRKGKKIYLIVIQVIVVLYFSFSLLKMINIENKSYFTTQRWIESEGTSERFYMLDYVTNKTNGMNRDEVIELLGEPYETKYFSGDKRLIYVLGPERGIFSIDYEWLFLEFNEDGLVNNYEIVTD; from the coding sequence ATGATAGAAATAAAACGTAATATTTTTATGTTTATTTCCATCGTATTTATATTATTTGTATTATCAATCATATATTTTTGCATTTCATTTTTTTACGTAGGGGTAACTTGGATATCTCTAATATTTTTGATTATCCCTGTTGTGGGAATTACAGCGATGAATATAAGATCCTGGTTAATCAATTCTAGAAAGGGTAAAAAAATATACTTGATTGTTATCCAAGTAATAGTAGTGCTTTATTTTTCTTTCTCTTTACTGAAAATGATTAATATTGAAAACAAATCATATTTCACTACACAAAGATGGATTGAATCAGAAGGAACTTCGGAAAGATTTTATATGCTTGACTATGTGACAAACAAGACAAACGGTATGAATAGAGATGAGGTTATTGAACTTTTAGGAGAACCCTATGAAACTAAATACTTTAGTGGAGATAAAAGACTGATCTATGTGCTTGGACCAGAAAGAGGAATATTTAGTATTGATTATGAATGGTTGTTTTTAGAATTTAACGAAGATGGATTGGTAAACAATTACGAGATTGTGACTGATTAA
- a CDS encoding RidA family protein — protein MDDGLIEKKLNTLGIILPSASSPAAKYANYVSVNGLMFISGKGPSGNPKGKLGQEFTTEQGYDFARDAGIEVLAVLKDALGTLDKVKRVVKVQGFVNADPLFEEHHKVLNGYSDLMFEVFGDIGSHARSVFGAVSVRNNLPIIVDSIFEVEE, from the coding sequence ATGGATGACGGATTGATAGAAAAGAAGCTAAACACCTTAGGGATTATTCTCCCATCTGCGAGCAGTCCAGCAGCGAAGTATGCAAATTATGTATCTGTAAACGGACTAATGTTTATTTCCGGTAAAGGACCAAGTGGGAACCCCAAAGGAAAACTTGGACAAGAATTTACTACCGAACAGGGATATGATTTTGCTCGAGATGCAGGAATTGAAGTGCTTGCAGTATTAAAAGATGCTTTAGGTACACTTGATAAAGTGAAGAGAGTCGTAAAAGTACAAGGATTTGTGAATGCAGATCCACTGTTTGAAGAACATCATAAAGTACTAAATGGATATTCCGATCTAATGTTCGAAGTATTCGGAGATATTGGAAGTCATGCTCGTTCAGTATTCGGAGCAGTGTCAGTTAGAAACAATCTACCAATAATCGTAGACTCCATATTTGAAGTAGAAGAATAG
- the bstA gene encoding bacillithiol transferase BstA encodes MDSRYPIGKFQYDAESFSTLRNEWINQIDELPIKLKEAVKDLTPEQLNITYRDGGWTFKQVVHHLADSHMNSYIRFKLALTEDTPTIKPYYEDRWAELQDSVNTDINISITLLEALHKKWVTLLRSMNEFDFKKQYYHPESQQKFGLDYCLGLYAWHGNHHVAHIISKRRELII; translated from the coding sequence ATGGATAGCAGATATCCGATTGGGAAATTTCAATATGATGCTGAAAGTTTTTCAACACTAAGAAATGAATGGATAAACCAAATTGATGAATTACCGATTAAATTGAAGGAAGCTGTCAAAGATTTAACTCCAGAGCAACTAAACATAACTTATCGAGATGGAGGATGGACGTTCAAACAGGTTGTACACCACTTAGCGGATAGCCATATGAATAGTTACATAAGATTTAAACTTGCCTTAACGGAAGATACACCTACAATAAAACCTTACTATGAGGATCGGTGGGCAGAACTTCAAGACTCTGTTAACACTGATATTAATATTTCAATAACTTTGCTCGAGGCATTACACAAAAAATGGGTTACTTTGTTAAGGTCAATGAACGAATTTGATTTTAAGAAACAATATTATCATCCAGAATCACAACAGAAGTTTGGACTTGATTATTGTCTTGGATTGTATGCTTGGCATGGAAACCACCATGTGGCTCATATCATTTCAAAAAGAAGAGAATTAATAATCTAA
- a CDS encoding GNAT family N-acetyltransferase, translated as MKIDYATEADYEYIIERDRHILESLVLSKILNKEIYILRNQENQNIGWMRYGYFWDNTPFMNMIWIDEQYRNKGIGKEVVHFWEDLMKQKGLKLVMTSTLANEEAQHFYRKLGYQDSGCLLLEKEPLEIILTKNI; from the coding sequence ATGAAGATTGATTATGCAACTGAAGCAGACTATGAATATATTATAGAACGAGATAGACATATACTAGAAAGTCTAGTTTTATCTAAGATACTAAATAAAGAAATATATATATTACGGAATCAAGAAAATCAGAATATCGGGTGGATGAGATACGGATATTTTTGGGATAACACCCCGTTTATGAACATGATATGGATTGATGAACAATATCGGAATAAGGGTATTGGGAAAGAAGTTGTTCATTTCTGGGAAGATCTGATGAAACAAAAAGGCCTAAAACTTGTGATGACATCGACATTAGCAAACGAAGAAGCTCAGCACTTTTATAGGAAATTAGGCTATCAAGATTCAGGCTGTTTATTATTGGAGAAAGAACCATTAGAAATTATACTAACTAAGAATATCTGA
- a CDS encoding VOC family protein, which translates to MAKNKILRMDNVSIVVESLDDAISFFEEIGLNLEGRATVEGEWAGRVTGLGSQCVEIAMMVTPDGHSRLELSRFLTPPTISDHRTTPVNSLGYLRVMFTVQDIDEMVSRLTKYGAHLVGEVVQYEDSYRLCYIRGIEGLLIGLAEELGNK; encoded by the coding sequence ATGGCAAAAAACAAGATATTAAGAATGGACAATGTGAGCATCGTTGTAGAATCCCTTGATGACGCAATCTCGTTCTTCGAAGAGATTGGCTTGAACCTCGAAGGGAGAGCCACTGTCGAAGGTGAATGGGCTGGACGGGTAACCGGACTTGGTTCTCAGTGCGTAGAGATTGCTATGATGGTTACCCCAGATGGGCACAGCCGACTTGAACTTTCGAGATTTCTCACCCCACCTACTATATCAGATCATCGGACTACTCCTGTAAACTCCCTCGGTTATCTACGTGTCATGTTTACAGTTCAAGACATTGATGAAATGGTATCCAGACTCACAAAGTATGGTGCTCATCTCGTTGGCGAAGTGGTTCAGTACGAGGACTCGTATCGGCTCTGCTACATTCGTGGAATTGAAGGACTTCTAATAGGTTTGGCTGAAGAACTCGGTAACAAATAA
- a CDS encoding DUF4180 domain-containing protein: MNISKIIENGVEIAIVNSSEVLITDVQSALDLMATVSYEVGCNRIILNKLVISEDFFDLKTRLAGEIVQKFVNYQTKLAIVGDFSVYSSKSLKDFIYESNNGRDLFFLSNEAQAIEKLSMI; encoded by the coding sequence ATGAATATTTCTAAGATTATTGAAAACGGAGTAGAGATTGCCATTGTTAATAGCAGCGAAGTATTAATCACCGATGTCCAGTCTGCTTTGGATCTAATGGCTACTGTAAGCTACGAAGTGGGATGCAATCGAATAATTTTAAACAAGTTAGTAATAAGTGAAGATTTTTTTGATCTAAAAACGCGACTTGCTGGAGAAATCGTTCAAAAGTTTGTTAATTATCAAACTAAACTCGCTATAGTTGGAGATTTCTCAGTATATTCAAGTAAGAGTCTTAAAGATTTTATTTATGAAAGCAACAATGGAAGGGATTTATTTTTCTTATCCAATGAAGCACAAGCTATTGAAAAATTGAGCATGATTTAA
- a CDS encoding aldo/keto reductase, protein MDYVKLGNTGLDVSRLCLGCMSFGEADRWIHPWVLNEERSRPIIKKALELGINFFDTANVYSDGTSEEIVGRALKDYANRDEIVLATKVHFRMHQGPNGAGLSRKAIMSEIDKSLKRLGTDYVDLYQIHRWDYDTPIEETMEALHDVVKAGKARYIGASAMYAWQFLKALYVADKNGWTRFVSMQNHLNLIYREEEREMLPLCKEEKIGVIPYSPLASGRLTRDWSDTTQRSETDQVQKSKYDATINTDQLIVERVAAIAENRGVSRVLIALAWLLQKEPVTAPIIGATKMSHLEDSVAALSITLTPEEIASLEEPYVPHSVIGAV, encoded by the coding sequence ATGGATTATGTGAAACTTGGAAATACAGGCTTGGATGTATCTCGTCTTTGTCTTGGATGTATGAGCTTTGGTGAGGCAGATCGGTGGATTCATCCTTGGGTACTTAATGAAGAACGCAGTCGTCCTATTATAAAAAAAGCTCTGGAGCTGGGTATCAATTTTTTTGATACTGCAAATGTATATTCAGACGGAACCAGCGAAGAAATTGTTGGGCGAGCGCTAAAGGATTATGCTAATCGTGATGAAATTGTCCTTGCGACGAAGGTTCATTTTCGAATGCATCAAGGTCCCAACGGTGCTGGGCTTTCACGAAAGGCAATCATGAGTGAAATAGATAAGAGTCTTAAGCGATTGGGAACCGATTATGTAGACCTTTATCAAATTCATCGATGGGATTACGATACTCCAATTGAAGAAACGATGGAGGCTTTGCATGATGTTGTGAAAGCTGGAAAAGCAAGATACATTGGTGCTTCAGCTATGTACGCCTGGCAGTTCCTAAAGGCATTATACGTAGCAGATAAAAATGGGTGGACACGGTTTGTGTCGATGCAAAACCATTTAAACCTCATTTATCGTGAAGAGGAAAGAGAAATGTTGCCGCTATGTAAGGAAGAAAAGATCGGAGTAATTCCTTATAGCCCGCTCGCATCAGGAAGATTGACACGTGATTGGTCGGATACAACACAACGTTCCGAAACAGATCAAGTCCAGAAATCCAAATACGATGCGACAATAAATACTGATCAATTGATTGTGGAGCGCGTTGCTGCAATTGCAGAAAACCGTGGTGTTTCTCGAGTATTAATTGCACTTGCCTGGTTGTTGCAGAAAGAACCAGTGACAGCTCCCATAATCGGTGCTACGAAAATGTCCCATCTCGAAGATTCCGTAGCTGCTCTTTCGATTACGTTAACTCCTGAAGAAATTGCATCATTGGAAGAGCCTTATGTTCCACATTCAGTAATTGGTGCAGTCTGA
- a CDS encoding HAD-IA family hydrolase: MIKGVLFDLDGTLLDRDQSLVAFLQNQYNRIPALHCVEMNAYIQRFIELDQKGYVWKDQVYQKLIAELNLELTWHSLLDDYVESFQNHCIGFSGLIEILDYLKDKKLKLGVITNGFGRFQMNNINGLKISHYFDVIIISEIEGLRKPDVEIFQRALNRLEIEPHESIFVGDHPINDVEASIHSGMKGIWKEDDYFDKPRCHHLSIRDLIEIKGILESELE, from the coding sequence ATGATAAAAGGTGTTTTATTTGATTTAGATGGAACACTGCTCGATCGTGACCAGTCGTTGGTCGCATTTCTTCAAAATCAATATAATCGTATTCCTGCTTTACATTGTGTTGAAATGAATGCATATATTCAAAGATTTATTGAATTGGATCAGAAGGGATACGTTTGGAAGGATCAAGTCTATCAGAAGCTTATTGCAGAATTAAACCTTGAATTGACATGGCATTCTTTATTGGACGATTATGTTGAGTCATTTCAAAACCATTGTATTGGCTTTTCAGGGCTAATTGAAATTCTGGATTACTTGAAAGATAAGAAATTAAAGCTTGGAGTAATAACAAATGGATTTGGTAGATTTCAAATGAATAATATTAATGGATTAAAGATCAGTCATTATTTTGACGTGATAATCATTTCGGAAATTGAAGGCTTAAGGAAGCCGGATGTTGAAATATTTCAAAGGGCACTAAACCGCCTAGAAATAGAACCTCACGAATCCATTTTTGTAGGAGATCACCCGATCAATGATGTCGAGGCAAGTATTCATTCTGGAATGAAAGGGATATGGAAAGAAGATGACTATTTTGATAAACCCAGATGTCATCACTTATCTATAAGAGATCTAATAGAAATAAAAGGGATTCTTGAGAGTGAATTAGAGTAG
- a CDS encoding serine hydrolase, with protein MNNTQFNKLNRYVSEIQKQINATAAATYIIQNDIVVNEWYSGRHDSLASSRIVDAQSQFNVGSVRKTYLAFAISLLIENGNINCLDDEIGQYMNELRNITHGITIRHCLTHTHGLELHEGKLLNSFLPGENWAYTNAGITILIEMVERLTGISLADYISNEVFNPLGLVETGWRTQYHEHLVFNHYNVKDNWVGPNDSPTGNQSNLFVSARELALWGNIHLNNGNIHGEQVFSKYIFERITSHQTPVTLPSHLPRQGLIWWLQSDTPLNQIGNRVPVGSFQILGITGCACLVIPKYKAVAVRMLNQLNNTDGYNYLEDIRQFGNEVIEALQVNSNKV; from the coding sequence ATGAATAATACACAATTTAATAAACTGAATCGTTATGTCTCTGAAATTCAGAAACAGATAAATGCAACTGCAGCTGCAACATATATTATTCAAAATGACATAGTAGTTAATGAGTGGTATTCAGGTAGACATGATTCTTTGGCTTCCTCTAGAATTGTTGATGCTCAATCTCAATTTAACGTAGGATCTGTTAGGAAGACATATCTTGCGTTCGCGATTAGCTTACTAATTGAAAATGGAAATATTAATTGTTTGGATGACGAAATCGGTCAATACATGAATGAACTTAGAAATATCACACATGGAATTACAATTCGTCATTGTTTAACTCATACCCATGGTCTAGAGCTTCATGAGGGAAAGTTACTTAACTCTTTTTTACCTGGCGAGAACTGGGCTTACACTAACGCTGGTATTACCATATTAATAGAAATGGTCGAGCGCTTAACAGGTATATCACTCGCTGATTATATTAGCAATGAAGTGTTTAACCCATTAGGACTAGTTGAGACTGGATGGCGCACTCAATATCACGAACATTTAGTTTTCAATCACTATAATGTTAAGGATAACTGGGTTGGACCGAATGATAGTCCAACTGGGAATCAAAGCAATCTTTTCGTTAGTGCTCGAGAACTGGCATTATGGGGGAATATTCATCTAAATAACGGTAATATCCATGGTGAGCAAGTTTTCTCGAAATATATTTTCGAAAGAATCACCAGCCATCAAACACCTGTAACACTACCATCTCATTTACCAAGACAAGGTCTCATTTGGTGGTTGCAGAGTGATACACCATTAAATCAAATTGGAAATAGAGTGCCTGTTGGCTCATTCCAGATACTCGGAATAACAGGATGTGCTTGTCTTGTGATTCCGAAATATAAAGCTGTAGCAGTGCGGATGTTAAATCAATTAAACAATACTGACGGATATAACTATTTAGAAGATATAAGACAATTTGGTAATGAAGTGATAGAAGCTTTGCAAGTAAACTCGAACAAGGTGTGA
- a CDS encoding VOC family protein has protein sequence MVHIALVVRDYDEAIEFYTKKLHFHLIEDTYQPEQDKRWVVISPPGSVGTTILLARASKPEQEAFIGNQSGGRVFLFLNTDDFWRDYYDMTSKGIEFVREPKEQSYGIVAVFKDLYGNQWDLLQLKADHPMMIRNK, from the coding sequence ATCGTTCATATCGCTCTGGTTGTTAGGGATTATGATGAGGCAATAGAATTTTATACAAAGAAGCTTCATTTTCATCTAATTGAAGATACCTATCAGCCAGAGCAGGATAAGAGATGGGTTGTCATCTCACCTCCTGGATCTGTAGGAACAACAATACTACTTGCAAGAGCATCGAAACCAGAGCAGGAAGCGTTTATTGGTAATCAGTCTGGTGGGAGAGTGTTTTTATTTCTAAATACAGACGATTTTTGGAGGGATTATTACGATATGACCTCTAAAGGAATTGAATTTGTTAGAGAACCCAAAGAACAATCATATGGAATAGTTGCTGTTTTTAAGGATCTGTACGGAAATCAATGGGATCTATTGCAGTTGAAAGCAGACCATCCTATGATGATACGAAATAAATAG
- a CDS encoding YcxB family protein → MKLSFKYSEREFIKAMNQSDGEYKHIIPVSLIAVALLVYGINQYMNGSNTIFVASIIVIPIILMFVLIARFIIVPRIVFRKEPKYKEEYQLEFLEDEILFTAGALKSSIPWSFYKQVNETKEFMYLKYSRRGFAIIPKRIFKNEEETGKFRSLISRKIK, encoded by the coding sequence ATGAAGCTATCATTTAAGTACTCTGAAAGGGAATTTATCAAGGCAATGAATCAGTCAGACGGTGAATATAAACATATTATTCCAGTTTCTCTAATTGCGGTTGCTTTATTGGTATATGGAATCAATCAGTATATGAATGGATCAAATACTATCTTTGTAGCAAGTATTATTGTGATACCAATAATACTAATGTTTGTTTTAATTGCGCGATTCATTATCGTACCTAGGATCGTATTCAGAAAGGAACCCAAATATAAAGAAGAGTATCAACTTGAGTTTTTAGAAGACGAGATATTGTTTACTGCAGGTGCTCTAAAGTCATCAATTCCATGGAGTTTTTATAAACAGGTTAATGAAACAAAAGAGTTTATGTACTTGAAATATAGTAGGAGGGGGTTTGCGATAATCCCTAAAAGGATATTTAAAAATGAAGAGGAAACGGGTAAGTTTCGTAGTCTGATCAGCAGAAAGATTAAATAA
- a CDS encoding fibronectin type III domain-containing protein, which produces MKMLRNTLSLLLAILLLLPMAAQVFAESDIENVNKPESVYAIWKVTVSPGDSQLTISFPKTLTSGIVPDTFTLRIVAEGQREVPTPIILSTDTIESDIVSYTFTKLTNNTRYIIGVVASKEGERPVIGTAVGIPVIIPVAIDVKTVVGNGSVKLTFNKLEGKKVPTVYKINWWYKKDKKGKPIYEKPVEINSQNTKGQVVSYTFIKLNNGTTYHFDITAEKGADILGQTIDIKAAPKAPPKK; this is translated from the coding sequence ATGAAAATGCTTCGCAATACACTCAGTTTGCTGCTTGCTATATTGCTGCTATTGCCGATGGCTGCGCAGGTTTTCGCTGAATCTGATATAGAGAACGTCAACAAGCCGGAGAGTGTGTACGCCATATGGAAAGTGACCGTGTCGCCAGGCGATTCTCAACTCACAATTTCTTTTCCAAAAACACTCACCTCCGGCATCGTTCCAGATACATTCACTCTAAGGATTGTAGCTGAAGGACAACGTGAAGTACCCACTCCAATCATTCTGTCGACAGATACAATCGAGTCCGATATCGTGTCCTATACCTTTACGAAATTGACCAATAATACCAGATACATTATCGGAGTAGTCGCCTCGAAAGAAGGAGAGCGTCCAGTTATAGGCACCGCTGTCGGCATCCCGGTAATTATTCCGGTCGCAATTGATGTCAAGACGGTTGTTGGGAACGGATCTGTCAAATTGACGTTCAATAAACTAGAAGGAAAAAAGGTACCTACTGTATATAAAATTAACTGGTGGTATAAAAAGGATAAGAAAGGTAAACCGATTTACGAGAAACCAGTGGAGATCAATTCACAGAATACAAAGGGACAAGTAGTCAGTTATACGTTCATCAAGTTGAATAACGGAACGACCTATCATTTCGATATCACAGCCGAAAAGGGCGCGGACATTCTTGGTCAAACTATAGACATCAAAGCGGCACCAAAGGCCCCGCCGAAAAAGTAA
- a CDS encoding GNAT family N-acetyltransferase: MNNIKLVKPQIKLESEYLSFYQEWKESGEDMVPWVISKDPSDFREMLKSLSDNEEGVGLQEGWVSDSTFWLINNDNRVLGVVNLRHKLSEFLYNAGGHIGYGIRPSERLKGYATLILKLSIIEAKRLGIEDVLVVCDEWNVGSQKTIIKNGGEPDTDYVEEDGNVIKRYWINNI, translated from the coding sequence ATGAACAATATAAAACTAGTTAAGCCTCAAATAAAGCTTGAAAGTGAGTATTTATCATTTTATCAGGAATGGAAAGAATCCGGTGAAGATATGGTTCCTTGGGTGATTAGTAAGGATCCAAGTGATTTTCGCGAGATGCTGAAATCATTGTCTGATAATGAAGAGGGTGTTGGACTACAGGAGGGATGGGTTTCAGATTCAACATTTTGGTTAATCAATAACGATAATAGAGTGTTAGGGGTAGTTAATCTAAGACATAAACTTTCCGAATTTCTATATAACGCTGGCGGTCACATCGGTTATGGTATCCGTCCATCTGAAAGACTAAAGGGTTATGCAACTCTAATATTGAAACTTTCTATCATAGAGGCAAAGAGACTAGGAATTGAAGATGTGTTGGTAGTATGTGATGAATGGAATGTAGGATCACAAAAGACCATAATCAAAAATGGGGGTGAGCCTGATACAGATTACGTCGAAGAAGATGGAAATGTAATAAAAAGATACTGGATAAACAATATATGA
- a CDS encoding NAD-dependent epimerase/dehydratase family protein: MKILVIGGTGFIGLYVVKELIQAGHEVAIFNRGNSNPSLLNNNILMISGDRQQLNDFRYEFLKFQPDVVVHMGAYTKRDAETAIATFEGITNRIVVLSSMDVYHGYGILIGSEDGLVATPLSEKSALRHKLYPYGGEYEKIHVEDLIMKCSSISGTILRLPMVYGPGDPSHRLYKYAKRVHDNREFIILDDLFATWRASRGYVENVAHAISLATTDDRATNQIYNVGEINTLSEYEWLHNIKTLLHWSGEILAIPRGELPEELIYPSLNLKQNWDIDTTKIREQLGFQEIVSFEEGIINTFKWELNNPPEELHPKDFPRLDYHIENEFLANLIKDNVTTRSN; encoded by the coding sequence ATGAAGATATTAGTTATTGGTGGGACTGGATTTATTGGTCTTTATGTAGTAAAGGAACTTATTCAGGCAGGTCATGAAGTGGCTATCTTTAATAGAGGTAATTCCAATCCAAGTCTGTTGAATAATAATATTTTAATGATTTCTGGCGATAGACAACAGTTAAATGATTTTAGATACGAATTTCTTAAGTTTCAGCCTGATGTTGTAGTTCATATGGGAGCTTATACTAAACGGGATGCTGAAACAGCAATTGCTACATTTGAGGGAATTACGAATAGAATTGTCGTGTTGAGTAGTATGGATGTTTACCACGGATATGGCATTCTAATTGGATCTGAAGATGGATTAGTCGCTACACCATTGTCGGAGAAGTCAGCTTTGCGTCATAAGCTTTATCCGTATGGTGGGGAATATGAAAAAATACATGTTGAAGATCTGATAATGAAATGTAGTAGCATCTCAGGAACTATATTAAGATTGCCCATGGTATATGGCCCAGGTGACCCATCGCACCGACTTTATAAATATGCAAAGCGTGTTCATGACAATCGTGAATTCATTATTCTTGATGACCTCTTTGCAACTTGGCGTGCATCACGTGGGTATGTAGAGAATGTCGCTCATGCAATTTCTTTAGCAACGACGGATGATCGGGCTACAAATCAAATCTATAATGTGGGTGAGATAAATACACTTTCAGAATATGAATGGCTCCATAACATTAAAACATTATTACATTGGAGTGGAGAGATATTGGCTATTCCGAGAGGTGAATTGCCTGAAGAATTAATTTACCCATCATTAAATCTTAAACAAAATTGGGATATTGATACAACAAAGATAAGAGAACAATTAGGATTTCAAGAGATTGTAAGCTTTGAAGAAGGAATTATTAATACGTTCAAATGGGAACTAAACAACCCCCCTGAAGAATTACATCCAAAAGATTTTCCAAGATTAGATTATCACATCGAGAACGAATTTTTGGCAAACCTTATTAAGGATAATGTGACGACAAGATCAAATTAA